From Lysobacter auxotrophicus, the proteins below share one genomic window:
- a CDS encoding ParB N-terminal domain-containing protein yields MRQFSFALAWRQAEDVAEGGVGVTREFFATARQVPVENLLLDTHNARIRSGADQADCIARILRKPDQLIALAGDIAENGLSTTPILVEPTDKRRFIVWDGNRRVTALKLLNDPSLCPAASLRRRFEAIHQKHSQAIPARVDCLSSTSHDALVAEVVKRHSGALGGVGQLDWSAFLRTLFMTSHEQSEPNQRAAHLFLWGEEHGVEVDDDFPITTITRFLSKDNLTAIGFGYKDGHLVPLHGVETGIAVVSKINTDFSKKTGTYSVDRVFNEKLQADYISEVRAVVGMPPPPRAGAPYSSSSGSAMPSPSRGNRTASGSAPKAGGTGDTPSTSPGGPPGDPKPSPRPGTPRKPTWDRSKLFRGRSLGFSIPSSNVKAYNIVVELGKLSPKDTPLAVAALFRMLVELSTAEYYRRHPDVPARDGTHKKIAAVARHLHSAGKISEGLRDQVLQRTTEAQGMLQYNTLNNYMHDVNAHPEFRSLNTLWDEIEPYLAACWSA; encoded by the coding sequence TTGCGTCAGTTCAGCTTTGCGTTAGCGTGGCGTCAGGCCGAGGATGTGGCCGAAGGGGGAGTTGGTGTGACTCGGGAGTTCTTCGCGACGGCTCGTCAGGTGCCGGTTGAAAACTTGTTGCTCGATACTCACAACGCGCGGATCCGGTCAGGTGCCGATCAAGCCGACTGCATTGCGCGCATTCTCCGGAAGCCTGATCAACTTATCGCGCTTGCCGGTGACATCGCCGAGAACGGCCTTTCTACGACGCCCATCCTGGTTGAGCCCACCGATAAGCGCCGCTTCATCGTCTGGGACGGAAATCGTCGTGTCACTGCGCTGAAGCTGTTGAATGACCCAAGCCTTTGTCCTGCGGCTTCCTTGCGTCGGCGCTTTGAGGCTATCCATCAGAAGCACTCGCAGGCGATCCCAGCACGCGTCGATTGCTTGTCCTCCACCAGTCACGACGCATTGGTTGCCGAAGTCGTGAAGCGGCATAGTGGTGCGTTGGGAGGCGTTGGCCAACTCGATTGGTCTGCCTTTCTTCGCACCCTCTTCATGACGTCGCATGAGCAATCTGAGCCGAACCAGCGGGCAGCCCACCTGTTCCTTTGGGGTGAAGAGCACGGAGTCGAGGTAGACGATGACTTCCCAATCACTACGATCACCCGTTTCCTTAGCAAGGACAACCTGACAGCCATCGGCTTCGGCTACAAAGATGGTCATTTGGTGCCGCTGCATGGTGTCGAAACCGGCATTGCCGTCGTTTCCAAGATCAACACCGACTTCAGTAAGAAGACCGGCACCTATAGTGTCGACAGGGTCTTCAACGAGAAGTTGCAGGCTGACTACATTTCAGAGGTGCGGGCTGTGGTCGGCATGCCCCCGCCGCCGCGAGCGGGGGCCCCGTATTCGTCGTCTAGCGGCAGTGCTATGCCGTCACCCAGTCGTGGGAACCGGACTGCCTCTGGCAGTGCGCCAAAAGCTGGCGGAACGGGCGACACGCCATCGACGTCGCCCGGTGGCCCACCGGGAGATCCGAAGCCAAGTCCAAGGCCGGGGACGCCGCGCAAACCGACATGGGATCGGAGCAAATTGTTCCGTGGTCGCTCACTGGGCTTCTCAATCCCAAGTTCGAACGTCAAGGCGTACAACATCGTTGTCGAGCTCGGGAAGCTGAGCCCGAAAGATACGCCGCTGGCCGTTGCTGCACTTTTCCGAATGCTGGTGGAGTTGAGTACAGCGGAGTACTACCGGCGTCATCCCGACGTGCCCGCTCGCGACGGCACCCATAAGAAGATTGCGGCCGTTGCTCGCCACCTTCACAGCGCCGGGAAGATCTCTGAGGGCTTGCGAGACCAAGTGCTGCAGCGAACGACAGAGGCTCAGGGGATGCTGCAGTACAACACGCTCAACAACTACATGCATGACGTGAACGCTCACCCTGAGTTCCGCTCACTCAACACACTTTGGGATGAAATCGAGCCCTATCTGGCGGCGTGTTGGAGCGCTTAA
- a CDS encoding EF-hand domain-containing protein, whose product MNLKTNRKPLIAAALVAMLSSPLAFAQSTAPQTSQDPAAASTTDQAGASGASATQGTANTSGKKSWSDVDTDKNGSLSKSEASSVPALGQVFDQADADADGSLTADEYKAYVAKAQGGASNSGGGK is encoded by the coding sequence ATGAACCTCAAGACCAACCGCAAGCCGCTGATCGCCGCCGCCCTCGTCGCGATGCTGTCCTCGCCGCTGGCGTTCGCGCAGTCGACCGCGCCGCAGACGTCGCAGGATCCGGCGGCCGCATCGACCACCGACCAGGCGGGTGCATCGGGCGCCAGCGCGACGCAGGGCACGGCCAACACGTCGGGCAAGAAGAGCTGGTCGGATGTCGACACCGACAAGAACGGTTCGCTGAGCAAGTCTGAAGCCTCGAGCGTTCCGGCCCTCGGCCAGGTGTTCGACCAGGCCGACGCGGACGCCGACGGCTCGCTGACCGCCGACGAGTACAAGGCCTACGTCGCCAAGGCGCAGGGCGGCGCGTCGAACAGCGGCGGCGGCAAGTAA
- a CDS encoding DNA adenine methylase, with the protein MAFATPLRYPGGKGRLGPWLAELMRANGISGGTYVEPYAGGAGAAIYLLTQGFVDRIVINDADPAIHAFWWAVLNDTDRFLKKLDRCSVTLAARERHKSIIAAPKQHEKLDVGFAAFFLNRTNRSGILQGGVIGGKEQAGTYKIDARFNREDMADRISKIGKLRDHIELHGLDAMKLLSKIQKTLPKKSLIYFDPPYYIKGSQLYRNFYTPGDHKEIAENVTSLRTPWLVTYDNCDEIRTLYQGTPTLTFSLYYSTHLSRDTATEVMFYDNLDMKIAPYLRR; encoded by the coding sequence ATGGCTTTTGCGACTCCATTGAGGTATCCGGGGGGGAAGGGCCGTCTCGGGCCCTGGCTTGCCGAATTGATGAGAGCCAATGGCATCAGTGGTGGCACTTACGTCGAGCCATACGCTGGCGGGGCCGGTGCTGCAATCTACCTTCTCACGCAAGGATTCGTGGACCGCATCGTCATAAATGATGCAGACCCCGCGATTCATGCGTTTTGGTGGGCCGTCCTCAATGACACTGATCGCTTCCTAAAGAAGCTCGATCGATGCAGTGTCACGTTGGCGGCACGTGAGCGCCACAAGAGCATCATTGCTGCTCCGAAGCAACATGAAAAGCTCGACGTTGGCTTTGCCGCGTTCTTCCTGAACCGCACGAATCGCTCCGGGATCCTGCAGGGCGGCGTCATTGGCGGCAAGGAACAAGCTGGCACCTATAAGATCGATGCGCGATTTAATCGCGAGGACATGGCGGATCGCATCAGCAAGATCGGCAAGCTCCGAGACCATATCGAACTTCATGGGCTTGATGCGATGAAGCTTCTGTCGAAGATTCAGAAAACACTTCCGAAGAAGAGCTTGATCTACTTCGATCCGCCCTACTACATCAAGGGCTCGCAGCTGTACCGGAACTTCTACACGCCTGGCGATCACAAGGAAATCGCAGAGAACGTCACCTCACTGCGCACGCCATGGTTGGTGACGTATGACAACTGCGATGAAATTCGGACCCTGTACCAAGGCACCCCCACACTTACGTTTTCGCTGTACTACAGCACTCACCTTTCTCGAGACACTGCGACTGAGGTGATGTTCTACGACAATCTCGACATGAAGATTGCCCCGTACCTGCGACGTTAA
- a CDS encoding HAD family hydrolase produces the protein MTAIQLIGFDADDTLWRSQDYFDEAQLEFERIVGAYVDLRDARVAERLYEVEKRNIALFGYGVKGMVLSMIEAAVEITTQRIDARDVHRIVELGKSLLRHPVELLPGVREAVEAIAAEFDVVLITKGDLFHQEAKVRQCGFADLFRRIEIVSEKDTATYARLLEEFALPAERFVMVGNSLRSDIAPVLDLGGWGIHVPYHTTWGHENEADVADDAPRLRRIASAHELPDAVRELAARAA, from the coding sequence ATGACCGCCATCCAGCTGATCGGCTTCGACGCCGACGACACCCTCTGGCGCAGCCAGGATTACTTCGACGAAGCCCAACTCGAGTTCGAGCGCATCGTCGGCGCGTACGTCGACCTGCGCGACGCGCGCGTGGCCGAGCGCCTGTACGAAGTCGAGAAGCGCAACATCGCGCTGTTCGGCTACGGCGTGAAGGGCATGGTGCTGTCGATGATCGAAGCGGCGGTGGAGATCACCACGCAGCGCATCGACGCACGCGACGTGCACCGCATCGTCGAGCTCGGCAAGTCGCTGCTGCGCCATCCGGTCGAACTGCTGCCGGGCGTGCGCGAAGCGGTGGAAGCGATCGCCGCGGAGTTCGACGTCGTGCTGATCACCAAGGGCGACCTGTTCCATCAGGAAGCGAAGGTGCGTCAGTGCGGCTTCGCCGACCTGTTCCGCCGCATCGAGATCGTCAGCGAGAAGGACACGGCGACGTACGCGCGCCTGCTGGAGGAATTCGCGCTGCCGGCGGAGCGTTTCGTCATGGTCGGCAACTCGCTGCGTTCGGACATCGCGCCGGTGCTGGACCTGGGCGGATGGGGCATCCACGTGCCGTACCACACGACCTGGGGCCACGAGAACGAGGCCGACGTGGCCGACGACGCACCGCGCCTGCGCCGTATCGCCAGCGCGCACGAATTGCCCGACGCCGTGCGCGAACTGGCGGCCCGCGCGGCCTGA
- a CDS encoding lytic transglycosylase domain-containing protein produces MVRFRVIVAALIVLAVAGTANARTVYRCVRDGTVSLSTAPEPGSRCTAKQIDDNAASVPNLFGTGEAVSGVLYERMQDGKAVYGTRKLPGAVKVLSFTVPAPPGEPAHEGMGRVSPPRLDRYPKQFRAASKATGVDEAWLRAIAHAESDYDAAAVSPKGAQGVMQLMPDTSREYGVADPFSQDESILAGARHLRALMKRYRNDMALVAAAYNAGIGTVTRYGGVPPYAETQAYVAKVQALYGSYRAALDKPTAKSRTRALSSP; encoded by the coding sequence ATGGTCCGCTTCCGCGTCATCGTTGCCGCGTTGATCGTGCTGGCAGTTGCCGGCACCGCGAACGCGCGCACCGTGTACCGCTGCGTGCGCGACGGAACGGTCAGCCTGTCGACCGCGCCGGAGCCGGGGTCGCGTTGCACCGCGAAGCAGATCGACGACAACGCCGCGAGCGTGCCGAACCTGTTCGGCACCGGCGAAGCGGTGAGCGGCGTGCTGTACGAACGCATGCAGGATGGCAAGGCGGTCTACGGCACGCGCAAGCTGCCCGGTGCGGTGAAAGTGCTGTCGTTCACGGTTCCCGCGCCGCCCGGCGAACCGGCGCACGAAGGCATGGGACGGGTGAGCCCGCCACGGCTGGACCGCTATCCGAAGCAGTTCCGCGCCGCGTCGAAGGCGACCGGCGTCGACGAAGCCTGGCTGCGCGCCATCGCGCATGCCGAGAGCGATTACGACGCCGCGGCGGTGTCGCCGAAAGGCGCGCAGGGCGTGATGCAGTTGATGCCCGACACGAGCCGCGAATACGGCGTGGCCGATCCGTTCTCGCAGGATGAATCGATCCTGGCCGGCGCGCGCCACCTGCGCGCGCTGATGAAGCGCTATCGCAACGACATGGCGCTGGTCGCCGCTGCGTACAACGCGGGTATCGGCACGGTCACGCGTTACGGCGGCGTGCCGCCGTACGCGGAAACGCAGGCGTATGTCGCCAAGGTGCAGGCGTTGTACGGAAGTTATCGCGCTGCGCTGGACAAGCCGACGGCGAAGTCGCGCACGCGTGCGCTGTCTTCGCCGTAG
- a CDS encoding GNAT family N-acetyltransferase, translating into MNADFPRIVDYAPRWREDFARLNVEWLERWFTVEPIDRAVLGDPETHILQPGGRVLFAIDEHEHAIGTVALKRESDGVYELTKMAVAPEARGAGVGRALMRGALDAFRTMGGRELFLESSSKLGPALALYESDGFRHHPAPRPGSHYARADVYMVWEPPVAAPLRGTQG; encoded by the coding sequence ATGAACGCCGACTTCCCCCGCATCGTCGACTACGCGCCGCGCTGGCGCGAGGACTTCGCCCGACTCAATGTCGAATGGCTCGAACGCTGGTTCACCGTCGAGCCCATCGACCGCGCCGTGCTGGGCGACCCGGAAACGCACATCCTCCAGCCCGGCGGGCGCGTGCTGTTCGCGATCGACGAACACGAACACGCAATCGGCACGGTGGCGCTCAAGCGCGAATCCGACGGCGTATACGAACTGACCAAGATGGCTGTCGCGCCCGAAGCGCGCGGAGCCGGCGTGGGCCGCGCGCTGATGCGTGGCGCGCTCGACGCGTTCCGCACGATGGGCGGCCGCGAGCTGTTCCTGGAATCGAGCAGCAAACTCGGCCCCGCGCTCGCGCTGTACGAAAGCGACGGCTTCCGCCACCACCCCGCGCCGCGCCCGGGATCGCACTACGCGCGCGCCGACGTGTACATGGTGTGGGAGCCGCCCGTGGCCGCGCCGCTGCGCGGCACGCAAGGCTGA
- a CDS encoding CPXCG motif-containing cysteine-rich protein yields MLPAIDVQCPYCGEPLTLFVDDSAGAQAYVEDCHVCCRPMVVRVRIDEDGELDVDVAREDEG; encoded by the coding sequence ATGCTTCCCGCGATCGACGTGCAGTGTCCATATTGCGGCGAACCGCTGACGCTGTTCGTCGACGATTCCGCGGGTGCGCAGGCGTATGTCGAGGACTGCCACGTGTGTTGCCGCCCGATGGTCGTGCGCGTTCGCATCGACGAGGACGGCGAGCTCGACGTCGATGTCGCGCGCGAGGACGAAGGTTGA